AGACCATTTGTACCCCATACGCTTTTAATCGCTCAATGGTTTGTTTATTGATGTCATTACTAAAGAAATCAATCACACTTTGTGCAATGCGTTCTCCAATTTCATCCACTGTAATCATTTCTAGCATAGGCGCTACCGCCAACGCATCAATGGATTTATAGTGATTGGCTAATTTTTTTGCTACCGTTTCCCCAACATAGCGAATACCTAGTGCGTATAAAACACGTTCAAAAGGAATTGACTTAGAAGCCTCAATTCCATTAATTAAGTTATCTGCTGATTTTTCAGCCATGCGTTCAAGAGGCAGTACATCTTCTTTCTTCAATTCGTATAAATCGGCATAATCTTTAATTAAACCGTTGTTATACAATAACACCACTGTTTCCTCTCCTAAACCTTCAATATCCATCGCTTTACGCGAGATAAAATGTTGAATTCTACCTGCTATTTGCGGCGGACAGCCATAAACATTTGGACAATAGTGTTGGGCTTCTCCTCTGTTGCGTTTTAAAGGTGTATCACATTCTGGACAGGTCGTAATATATACGGTTGGTTGAGAATCACTTGAACGAACTGCTGTATTTACTCCTACGATTTTAGGGATAATCTCCCCTCCTTTTTCTACATACACATAATCCCCTACGCGAACATCTAATTTCGCAATTTGATCTGCATTGTGTAAAGATGCACGTCGAACCGTCGTTCCTGCCAATTGAACAGGCGCTAGATTTGCTACAGGTGTAATCGCTCCTGTTCGTCCTACTTGGTAAACAATCGATTCTAATAACGTCTCGCCTTGTTCTGCCTTAAACTTATAAGCAATAGCCCAACGAGGTGATTTTGCTGTAAACCCTAGTTCTTCTTGATCGTGTAAGGAATTCACTTTCACCACCACACCATCCGTTTCATACGGTAATTCATGACGATGTATATCCCAATAAGCAATAAATTCCAAGACTTCGTCCATGCTTTTAGCCAATTTCGAAACCGTTGGTACTTTAAATCCCCATTGGCGCGCTTTTTCCAATCCTTCGTATTGTGTTTCAAATCCTAAATCTGAACCAATTAAATTGTATAACAAACACTCCAAAGGACGTTTGGCTACCTCTGCACTATCTTGTAATTTTAAACTTCCTGAAGCTGTATTTCTTGGATTTGCATAAGGTGTTTCTCCAATCTCAATCAGCTCTTGATTCATGCGTTCAAATCCTGCAAAAGGCAAGATAATCTCTCCGCGAATATCAAAACTCTTCGGATAATCATTCCCTTTTAAGCGAATAGGCACCGATTTGATTGTTTTGATGTTATTGGTGACATCATCCCCTTGCACACCATCCCCACGAGTAACTGCACGGACAAGCACTCCATCTTCATACGTAATGCTAATAGAAGCACCATCGTATTTTAGTTCGCAGGTATATTCCATGGGAACATCCCCCAATGCTTTTTGAATGCGTTTTTCCCAATCCAATAAATCTTCTTGAGAATACGAATTATCCAACGAATACATTCTATTTCGATGTACAATCGTCTCAAAGTTCTTCGTAATTGCTCCACCCACGCGTTGTGTTGGTGAATCTGCATCAAAAAACTCAGGATGTTTTTGCTCTAAAGCTTCTAATTCTTTTAATTTTTGATCAAACTCAAAATCAGAAATAGTTGCATTATCTAGTACATAATAATTGTAATTATGCTCGTTTAATTCCTTTCTAAGCGCCTCAATTTTACTTTTCACTTCTGTCATCGTCTCAAGCTTACAGGTTCAACATCTGTTTAAATTGCGTATACAATACACCATCACTTAAAATAGCTCCCTGACGAATTATATCAAAAAGCTCTGCATTGCGATCTGCACCAAAATTCTTTCCTCCGTGCTTCACTTCTACATCTGCTGTAAACACAGCTTCTGACAACCATTGCAACCCTTCTTGCGTCAAGAAATCAATATCTTGTTGTAGGGTTTTAATTACAATGGTGTTGATGTATTTTTCATCAAACCCAAATAAGAAAATGTGATTTTTAGAATAATGCTCAATATATTGTGCATTAGTCAACACTCCCTCCCAGATTAAATCCGAGAAAACATCTAATTCTTGTTCGGCAACTTCTGGCTTTTCTTCTTTTAACTTATCCCATTCATTTTTATCGATTTGCTGTGCAGCTAAAAACTTTACAAATTCCGGATGTAACTCCTCAAATTGTTCTTTTGTCAGACGAGAATACTTCATAATAATTTCTTTGAAAGACAAAAATACTAATTATAAAACGTAATTTTTGAGTTTAGGGCAGTAAGCCGATAAAAAATATTTTTACTTCAACCTACTGACAAACCGTTGTCAATCCTCCCTCTTACATTTGTGGTATAACAAAGAAAAATACACTTCAAATGAACACAGTTATTATTTCCAAAGAACAACTTTTACAGTACTGGCAAGGACAAAGAAACTTAACAAGACGCGTAATCGAAGCTTTTTCCGAAGATGATTTATTCAACTTCACTATTGGAGGAATGCGCCCTTTCTCTATGATGTGCGCTGAATTAATTGCTATTGCAGTCCCTTCACTAAAGTCGATCACATCCAATCAAATTACGAAATTTGACGAGAAACCAACATTTACATCTAAAGCTGCATTACTAAAACAATGGGATGAAGATACGGTTCAAATTAATGCATTATTCCCTCTACTTACTGAGGCGCAATTTCAAAACAACTTTGTGTTATTTGGAGAACATGATTTGAAAATTCAACAGCATGTATTTTACTTCATCGACAACGAAATTCACCACCGTGGGCAAGCCTATGTGTACCTACGTGCTTTAGGAATTGAACCTCCTTATTTCTGGGAGACATTCTAAAAAAATAAAGTCCTTTCAATAAAATGAAAGGACTTTATTTTTTGTGTTTCAGTAAACTTTGTTCCAATAACTGTACTACTTTTTCTTGTAATTCTATGGGTTCCATAATCGATGCATGATCAGCAAACATCAAAAACCAACGGGGAAATCCATTGTTGAAATCTTTCATTTTAAAATGCATTTCAACTTGTTCTCCTCGGTCAATTTCTTCCACAAATCCATAATATTTGCGTTCCCAAACCAAATAAGCAGCCATCTGCTTTGACACAAAAATACGAACTTCAAGATTGCGCTCTACATTGCGACTAGGTAAATACAATTCCAAATCTCCATGTTCTAACGTGAATGTACCTTCAAGTAATTCGATAGACTGAATGCGATCCGATCGAAATTGACGATAGGATTTTCGCAAATGACAATACGCCATGAAATACCAAAAGCTATTTTCGTGAAAGACACCAATTGGCTCCACAACGCGAACAGTAGCTTCTGTTTCCACTCCCGCCAAATAAGCAATACGCACTTGCTGCTTCAGCGATATGCTCTTAAACAAGGTAGATAAGGCCGAAGGCACTTTTTTATTGAAGACTGTTTTATTGGAACGCATAACAACCGCAGGCGCAATACCGGATACTTCTGCTTTTTGGGAGGAACGCAATACAGCTTTCATCTTAAACAATGCCGAGGTAAAATGCTCACTGAGCTCCTGATCCACATAAACCTGCATAATTTTTTCTGCTGCAACAAAGCTCAACGCTTCTTCTCTCGTAAATAAGGTTGGAGGAATCTTATATCCATCAACAACAGCATACCCTACTCCTGGTTCACTATACAACGGAACTCCAGCTTGCTCCAATGATCGAATATCTCGATAAATTGTACGCAAACTCACCTCAAATCGATCTGCTAATTCTTGAGCCGTTACAATCGGTTTGGATTGCAAATGGATAAATATACTGATGATGCGGTCAAATCTTTTTTTGATGTCCATTTTTTGGGGTTATGAGTTGTGGGTTATAGGTTTTATGACGATGAGGTGGTGAGAGCATAAGGTGATGAAAGCGCAAAATGGTGAGATCGTGAGGTGGTGAGATCGTGATAAAAATACGGCTTTAATTGACTAGTTCTTCAAAAAAGCAAAGGAACAAAAATACAAAAAAGCCTCCCTGAAAAGGAAGGCTTTTTATATAAGTTATATTTACATTGAACTGAATACAGTTCAAGTGAATTACTCTTGTTCAGCGATTACTTCGTAATCTACCTCAACAATTACGTCACGGTGTAAACGTACTGTTGCATTGTATTTACCTAAACGTTTGATAACACCTGAAGCGATGAATTTTCTATCAATTTCTTGACCGTTTTTAGCAAATACTTCAGCTAAATCTTGGTTCGTTACTGAACCAAACAATTTCTCTCCACCAGCTTTAACAGCGATTTTGATTTCAATTGCTTTTAATGCTTCAGCAATAACTTTAGCATCAGCGATTAATTTAGCTTCTTTGTGCGCTCTTTGCTTTAAGTTTTCAGCTAATACTTTCTTTGCAGAAGGAGTAGCTAAAACTGCAAGTCCTTGAGGAATTAAATAGTTACGTCCGTATCCTGGTTTTACAGTTACTACGTCATCTTTAAATCCTAATTTTTGAACGTCTTGTTTTAAGATAATTTCCATGTTGATGTCCTTTTAATAAGAAGTTAGGTTTCTAAGTTGAAAACCAACAACTTGTTTTTGTATTATATTATTTTAATAAATCCGCTACGTATGGCATTAAAGCTAAGTGACGAGCTCTTTTTACCGCTACAGAAACTTTTCTTTGGTATTTCAAAGAAGTTCCAGTTAAACGACGAGGTAAAATTTTACCTTGCTCGTTAACGAATTTTAATAAGAAATCAGCATCTTTATAATCGATGTATTTGATTCCTGATTTTTTGAAACGACAATACTTTTTAGTTTTGTTTGTTTCTATGTTTAAAGGCGTTAGATATCTGATATCTCCGTCTTTTTTTCCTTTTGCAGATTGCTCAATAGTTGACATAATAATTAAGCTTTTTTAGATTTTAATTTTTCTCTTCTTCTCTCAGCCCAAGATATAGCGTGTTTATCTAAAGCAACAGTTAAGAAACGCATAACTCTTTCGTCACGTCTGAATTCTGTTTCAAGGTTGATGATTACATCTCCAGCAACTTTGTACTCAAACAAGTGATAAAAACCACTTTTCTTGTGTTGGATTTCGTAAGCTAATTTTTTTAAGCCCCAATCCTCTTTAGCTACCATTTCAGCTCCTCTTGATGTAAGAAATTCTTCGAATTTCTGTACTGTTTCCTTTACCTGAGTTTCAGATAAAACGGGATTCAAGATGAAAACAGTTTCGTATTGATTCATAAAATAAAAATTTATTTTGTTATAAAATTGAGTGCAAAAATAGTACTTTATATATCATCTACCAAAGTTTTTTTGCTTTTTCTTTTTTGTGCGATTTGTGAAGTTCGTGAGGTTTGTAAAATCACACAAACATCATAAAGAACAAACATCATAACTTCCTTCCTTTTATCCCTATATACAGCATGCCTCCATAATTAACAAATCCTAAAACAAAGACAAACACCATGATAGCTTCAAAGGCATAGCCCTCACCCCCTAGTTTATTAAAAATAGCATATAAGCTCAAACCTCCAACCAATACCGTATAAGCGATCTGAATGAAAATTACATTTTTTCCAAGCGTATTAATCACATCATCATTCTTTTTATACATACTCCATCCGATTAATGGCCCAAGTATATTTCCAAGAGGAACGACAATTCCTGTTAGTACTAAAAAATAAATAGTTCGAACAGAAGCCATGGTTGAATCCTCAACTTGTCGTTCGCCAGACTGAAATAACTCCTCTACTTTCAATCCTAATACTTCACACAACAGCTGTAGTGAATTTCCTCGAGGAATTGTTTCTCCCTTTTCAATACGCTGGATTGTACGAATAGACAATCCCGATTGCATAGCCAATTCTTCTTGTGAGTACCCTCTAGTTATTCGAAGTTTCTTTATTTTTTCTCCTGTGTTTTTCATGATACACTATCTTAAACGATTTTGATGTAAACCTACTCAACGATTATTTACTTTCACCTGACATTTCTATGACATATTCCCGTCATCTCCCAATTTTAAAGGATAAATGAACGTATTCTATCAGTCAATAAAACTAAATCCACTGGAACACAAACTTTACAACTTATTCTCGTTCTACTTTTTTACCTAACATCTTCTCTGCATAATCATACATTTCATCGATAGATAAAACTAAAAGCTCTGGATGTTGTTTCAGCCAAGTAGCATTTAAATCGATTAAATCCTCTTCAATATTGAAAAAAGTATCATCATTTAAAAGGTCACGGGTTGGATTAGTTCCAAAATAGTCGCTTTCAATAAATGCTTCTAAAACCGTTTCATCCATATTTTCAAGCACTTCTAATCTCTTTTTCAATAAAGCCAAATGCTCTTTAGAACCCATTTTTTCTAATCCTTCAATAATCCAATCAATCAATTCTAAATCTGCTCCTGTATTATAAACAAATTGAGAAAAGTTTCCATTTTCATATTGAGACAAATAGTAGTCTACATAATAACTTAAAAAAGCATCATGTGGAATTAGTTCATCCACGCGGTCTTCTTCTGGATCTTCTTCCTCTGCTTCTTCGCGGATTAGGTTAATAAAAGTAATATTAGAATAGATGATATCGTAATTATCTGGGCTTTGTGCTGCGTCTTGTGACACTACAATTTTCGGTTGACTCATTTTCTTTTAAATTTAGTTCATTTTTATGCAAACAAAAGTACGATTTAATGATGGCCTAAAAACAAGATTTCATTTAATTTTAAGTCGATTTGAAAAACACTTCTCCATTTATTACAATGAATACAACTTTCTCCTTTCATCAAAAATTCGTTTTACCTTCTTTCGCACGCAGCTTGAGAGTTTCTTAGTAAAAGAATATTTACAAGAAGCGGAAAGTCAAAACAAACTTGAACGATACGTAAAGAAAGACACCTGATCCTCCTTTAATTTCCAAATTAGAGGTAATAAAAAAAGAGAAGCAATGCCTCTCTTCTATCTGATATCTTTAGTAAAAATCAACATTAGCCACCACGTGAACCGAACGATACGCCCCAATAGACTCAAAACTCTTTAAGATGCGTCTCACTTGTCCTTTGGTCTGGTTGAGCATAACTTGTTGTGGGATTTTGATTAAAATCACGCGAATATACTGATTGCGAATGCGGTTAATTGCAGGTTCTTCTGGCCCTAAAACGGGAATCCCCAATTGTCCTTTGAGGTTGTTGTACAA
The window above is part of the Myroides odoratus DSM 2801 genome. Proteins encoded here:
- a CDS encoding helix-turn-helix transcriptional regulator — protein: MDIKKRFDRIISIFIHLQSKPIVTAQELADRFEVSLRTIYRDIRSLEQAGVPLYSEPGVGYAVVDGYKIPPTLFTREEALSFVAAEKIMQVYVDQELSEHFTSALFKMKAVLRSSQKAEVSGIAPAVVMRSNKTVFNKKVPSALSTLFKSISLKQQVRIAYLAGVETEATVRVVEPIGVFHENSFWYFMAYCHLRKSYRQFRSDRIQSIELLEGTFTLEHGDLELYLPSRNVERNLEVRIFVSKQMAAYLVWERKYYGFVEEIDRGEQVEMHFKMKDFNNGFPRWFLMFADHASIMEPIELQEKVVQLLEQSLLKHKK
- a CDS encoding helix-turn-helix domain-containing protein, with amino-acid sequence MKNTGEKIKKLRITRGYSQEELAMQSGLSIRTIQRIEKGETIPRGNSLQLLCEVLGLKVEELFQSGERQVEDSTMASVRTIYFLVLTGIVVPLGNILGPLIGWSMYKKNDDVINTLGKNVIFIQIAYTVLVGGLSLYAIFNKLGGEGYAFEAIMVFVFVLGFVNYGGMLYIGIKGRKL
- the rpsR gene encoding 30S ribosomal protein S18, with the translated sequence MSTIEQSAKGKKDGDIRYLTPLNIETNKTKKYCRFKKSGIKYIDYKDADFLLKFVNEQGKILPRRLTGTSLKYQRKVSVAVKRARHLALMPYVADLLK
- the ligA gene encoding NAD-dependent DNA ligase LigA, producing MTEVKSKIEALRKELNEHNYNYYVLDNATISDFEFDQKLKELEALEQKHPEFFDADSPTQRVGGAITKNFETIVHRNRMYSLDNSYSQEDLLDWEKRIQKALGDVPMEYTCELKYDGASISITYEDGVLVRAVTRGDGVQGDDVTNNIKTIKSVPIRLKGNDYPKSFDIRGEIILPFAGFERMNQELIEIGETPYANPRNTASGSLKLQDSAEVAKRPLECLLYNLIGSDLGFETQYEGLEKARQWGFKVPTVSKLAKSMDEVLEFIAYWDIHRHELPYETDGVVVKVNSLHDQEELGFTAKSPRWAIAYKFKAEQGETLLESIVYQVGRTGAITPVANLAPVQLAGTTVRRASLHNADQIAKLDVRVGDYVYVEKGGEIIPKIVGVNTAVRSSDSQPTVYITTCPECDTPLKRNRGEAQHYCPNVYGCPPQIAGRIQHFISRKAMDIEGLGEETVVLLYNNGLIKDYADLYELKKEDVLPLERMAEKSADNLINGIEASKSIPFERVLYALGIRYVGETVAKKLANHYKSIDALAVAPMLEMITVDEIGERIAQSVIDFFSNDINKQTIERLKAYGVQMVLEEKESTVVSDLLKGKTIVVSGVFTQVSREELKQMIEDHGGKNGSSISSKTDYVVAGDKMGPSKLEKANQLGITILTEEAFLTMIK
- the rpsF gene encoding 30S ribosomal protein S6, whose protein sequence is MNQYETVFILNPVLSETQVKETVQKFEEFLTSRGAEMVAKEDWGLKKLAYEIQHKKSGFYHLFEYKVAGDVIINLETEFRRDERVMRFLTVALDKHAISWAERRREKLKSKKA
- the rplI gene encoding 50S ribosomal protein L9, whose amino-acid sequence is MEIILKQDVQKLGFKDDVVTVKPGYGRNYLIPQGLAVLATPSAKKVLAENLKQRAHKEAKLIADAKVIAEALKAIEIKIAVKAGGEKLFGSVTNQDLAEVFAKNGQEIDRKFIASGVIKRLGKYNATVRLHRDVIVEVDYEVIAEQE
- a CDS encoding DUF6495 family protein, which codes for MKYSRLTKEQFEELHPEFVKFLAAQQIDKNEWDKLKEEKPEVAEQELDVFSDLIWEGVLTNAQYIEHYSKNHIFLFGFDEKYINTIVIKTLQQDIDFLTQEGLQWLSEAVFTADVEVKHGGKNFGADRNAELFDIIRQGAILSDGVLYTQFKQMLNL
- a CDS encoding DMP19 family protein; amino-acid sequence: MSQPKIVVSQDAAQSPDNYDIIYSNITFINLIREEAEEEDPEEDRVDELIPHDAFLSYYVDYYLSQYENGNFSQFVYNTGADLELIDWIIEGLEKMGSKEHLALLKKRLEVLENMDETVLEAFIESDYFGTNPTRDLLNDDTFFNIEEDLIDLNATWLKQHPELLVLSIDEMYDYAEKMLGKKVERE
- a CDS encoding DinB family protein, coding for MNTVIISKEQLLQYWQGQRNLTRRVIEAFSEDDLFNFTIGGMRPFSMMCAELIAIAVPSLKSITSNQITKFDEKPTFTSKAALLKQWDEDTVQINALFPLLTEAQFQNNFVLFGEHDLKIQQHVFYFIDNEIHHRGQAYVYLRALGIEPPYFWETF